The following are from one region of the Thermococcus cleftensis genome:
- a CDS encoding S-layer protein, with product MKVKKIAALAVGAAMVGATMGFASAQPTVPNIPKDFFVNADGTPNVKIVVGSTAAAMDVASAADIAVALGSLLYTEEQVDVQGDYVKIKAEYPPETIDSWTIYAYNASTIRNQTAWATKYEELPGDYWYNGAGGYDVSYSDWMSNFQVTTTIADKDKIGDEQLIDWHVTLKNIQLKSKDPSDWDGSMPPKSADLLVTPGNVTVFVDYVLYNYTVTEEQEVRPAYPEWGVPAEYENVTSWYIGDTLQGTGGTLYKPGVSAGETFTVFGETYYVLSVGNDTFTAGLDKGQAWYQVGQPQAIEGTDWVVTVLDISIIDQRALVTVKNAVTGTESDQIILEKDTPVDVFGDGAVILTLRDTFVGIDGHLIAAIEAQVDVDTYESGRTITYDGKEWEMTINTDGTYITNITLTNKAELEGNPVDIFGTYDLWYKFEMKTLNEADVGYDINGNGTIDNVDRVVAYAYICLKEKEGAVVEKELKVGDQVLDTEYVVSEIHATAEKINIKPVTAPITVMDYEVSMEDPGANLILVGGPVANSLTKYLVENNISKVDWYNSPGEIEYIEDALGGYDVVIVAGATRNETRVAAEALMEYLAGL from the coding sequence ATGAAAGTTAAGAAGATCGCGGCGCTCGCTGTTGGTGCCGCTATGGTTGGAGCCACCATGGGCTTTGCCAGCGCTCAGCCGACCGTCCCGAACATACCGAAGGACTTCTTCGTTAACGCCGATGGAACCCCGAACGTTAAAATCGTCGTTGGAAGTACCGCTGCTGCTATGGACGTTGCAAGCGCCGCTGACATAGCCGTTGCCCTTGGAAGCCTGCTCTACACCGAGGAGCAGGTTGACGTCCAGGGCGACTACGTCAAGATCAAGGCCGAGTACCCGCCCGAGACCATCGACAGCTGGACCATCTACGCTTACAACGCCAGCACCATAAGGAACCAGACCGCCTGGGCCACCAAGTATGAGGAGCTTCCGGGCGACTACTGGTACAACGGTGCCGGCGGATACGACGTTTCCTACAGCGACTGGATGAGCAACTTCCAGGTCACCACCACCATAGCTGACAAGGACAAGATCGGCGACGAGCAGCTCATCGACTGGCACGTCACCCTCAAGAACATACAGCTCAAGTCCAAGGACCCGAGCGACTGGGACGGAAGCATGCCGCCCAAGAGCGCTGACCTCCTCGTCACCCCGGGCAACGTCACCGTCTTCGTTGACTACGTCCTCTACAACTACACCGTGACTGAAGAGCAGGAAGTCAGGCCCGCCTACCCGGAGTGGGGCGTTCCGGCCGAGTACGAGAACGTCACCAGCTGGTACATTGGCGACACCCTCCAGGGCACCGGTGGAACCCTCTACAAGCCGGGTGTCAGCGCTGGCGAGACCTTCACCGTCTTCGGTGAGACCTACTACGTCCTCAGCGTCGGAAACGACACCTTCACCGCCGGTCTCGACAAGGGTCAGGCCTGGTACCAGGTCGGCCAGCCGCAGGCCATTGAGGGCACCGACTGGGTCGTCACCGTCCTCGACATAAGCATCATCGACCAGAGGGCCCTCGTCACCGTCAAGAACGCCGTCACCGGCACCGAGAGCGACCAGATAATCCTCGAGAAGGACACCCCCGTTGATGTCTTCGGCGACGGTGCCGTCATACTGACCCTCAGGGACACCTTCGTCGGTATCGATGGCCACCTCATCGCCGCCATCGAGGCCCAGGTCGATGTGGACACCTACGAGAGCGGCAGGACCATCACCTACGACGGCAAGGAGTGGGAGATGACCATCAACACCGACGGTACTTACATCACCAACATCACCCTCACCAACAAGGCTGAGCTCGAGGGCAACCCGGTCGACATCTTCGGCACCTACGACCTCTGGTACAAGTTCGAGATGAAGACCCTCAACGAGGCAGACGTCGGCTACGACATCAACGGCAACGGCACCATCGACAACGTTGACCGCGTCGTTGCCTACGCTTACATCTGCCTCAAGGAGAAGGAGGGCGCCGTTGTTGAGAAGGAGCTCAAGGTCGGCGACCAGGTCCTTGACACCGAGTACGTCGTCAGCGAGATCCACGCCACCGCCGAGAAGATAAACATCAAGCCTGTCACCGCCCCGATAACCGTCATGGACTACGAGGTCAGCATGGAGGATCCGGGAGCCAACCTCATACTCGTCGGCGGTCCGGTCGCCAACAGCCTCACCAAGTACCTCGTCGAGAACAACATCAGCAAGGTCGACTGGTACAACAGCCCCGGTGAGATCGAGTACATCGAGGACGCCCTTGGCGGCTACGACGTCGTCATCGTCGCCGGTGCCACCAGGAACGAGACCAGGGTTGCCGCCGAGGCCCTCATGGAGTACCTTGCTGGCCTCTGA
- a CDS encoding radical SAM protein has product MIVAIIDGYTDEPAGLGVPPYMGIYPRYAYGAIKKARKDARIFYLTIDDLRATFEGEKGVATRNKTPNFPKTREILEKASLIVYIGGLHTPGKYLSAVPSQVEEVARFLRPFGGIKVLGGPAFMGSAHAGGTRITSRELLLAQSVFDHVVYGDLEAFLFDYLRNPKDADPFRFRDYSELRDYAILGAEVVRQFPDFPDFVIVEIETQRGCPKAMGIGGCSFCTEPVRYKTVEDRPIEDVVAEVKALYGLGVRHFRVGRQSCIFSYMAKPNGRVPVPNPEAIEKLFAGIRSVAPDVKTLHVDNANPAVIANYPEESLRIAKTLIKYGTPGNVVAFGLESADPKVAKLNNLNATAEETYEAVKLLNEVGARRGPNGMPWLLPGINIIFGLPGETKKSYELTFQFLKKLLDDGLMVRRINIRQVVVFPGTPLWHMRNRVKTEKHGKLIQHYRYKIRHEIDLPMLKRVVPVGTVLIDVRAEVFDNGLTYGRQIGSYPLIVGIPKEVPLNRFYNVLIVDHGFRSITGIPIPVDINRESPKLLQYLPGIGKKTAVKILSKRPFKNKDEFFSVVGEDKREMLGGIIRL; this is encoded by the coding sequence ATGATAGTCGCCATCATCGACGGGTACACCGACGAGCCCGCGGGCTTGGGGGTACCGCCCTATATGGGAATCTACCCCCGCTACGCCTACGGCGCGATAAAGAAGGCTAGAAAAGATGCCCGCATCTTTTACCTGACGATAGACGACCTGAGGGCCACCTTCGAGGGCGAGAAAGGTGTGGCAACGAGGAACAAGACCCCTAACTTCCCCAAAACGCGTGAAATACTTGAGAAGGCCAGCCTCATCGTTTACATCGGCGGCCTCCACACGCCTGGTAAGTACCTGTCCGCCGTTCCGTCCCAGGTCGAAGAGGTCGCGAGGTTTCTCAGGCCCTTTGGAGGGATCAAGGTTCTCGGAGGACCGGCGTTCATGGGTTCCGCCCACGCCGGGGGAACCAGGATAACCTCCCGCGAGCTCCTCCTTGCCCAGTCGGTTTTTGACCACGTCGTTTACGGTGATCTGGAGGCGTTCCTATTCGACTACCTGAGGAACCCTAAAGACGCCGACCCTTTCAGGTTCAGGGATTATAGTGAATTACGCGATTATGCAATTCTTGGGGCCGAGGTCGTGAGGCAGTTCCCGGATTTCCCGGACTTCGTCATCGTCGAGATTGAGACCCAGCGCGGTTGCCCCAAGGCGATGGGAATAGGCGGTTGCTCCTTCTGCACAGAGCCAGTTCGCTATAAAACCGTTGAAGACAGGCCAATAGAAGATGTCGTTGCCGAGGTTAAGGCCCTCTACGGGCTGGGCGTCAGGCACTTCAGGGTTGGGAGGCAGAGCTGTATATTCTCCTACATGGCGAAACCGAACGGTCGCGTTCCCGTTCCAAACCCCGAGGCAATAGAGAAGCTCTTCGCCGGAATCCGCTCGGTCGCGCCTGACGTGAAGACGCTCCACGTGGACAACGCCAATCCAGCTGTCATAGCGAACTACCCAGAGGAGAGCCTCAGGATAGCGAAGACCCTCATAAAGTATGGGACGCCGGGCAACGTGGTGGCGTTTGGCCTTGAGAGTGCCGACCCGAAGGTGGCAAAGCTCAACAACCTGAACGCAACTGCCGAGGAAACGTACGAGGCGGTGAAGCTTCTCAACGAGGTCGGCGCGAGAAGGGGCCCCAACGGAATGCCCTGGCTCCTGCCGGGGATAAACATAATCTTTGGCCTTCCGGGTGAGACGAAGAAGAGCTACGAGCTGACCTTCCAGTTCCTCAAGAAACTCCTCGACGATGGGCTGATGGTGAGGAGGATAAACATTCGCCAGGTCGTCGTCTTCCCCGGCACTCCACTCTGGCACATGAGGAACAGGGTCAAGACCGAAAAGCACGGGAAGCTCATTCAGCACTACCGGTACAAGATAAGGCACGAGATAGACCTGCCGATGCTGAAGCGCGTCGTTCCCGTCGGGACGGTTCTCATAGACGTTCGCGCGGAAGTTTTCGACAACGGTCTGACCTACGGGAGGCAGATCGGGAGCTATCCCCTCATCGTCGGCATTCCAAAGGAAGTTCCCCTCAACAGGTTCTACAACGTCCTCATCGTGGATCATGGCTTCAGGAGCATAACCGGGATTCCGATTCCGGTAGATATCAACCGCGAGAGTCCCAAGCTTCTTCAGTACCTCCCCGGAATCGGCAAGAAGACCGCGGTGAAGATACTTTCAAAGAGGCCGTTCAAGAACAAGGACGAGTTTTTCAGCGTGGTTGGGGAGGATAAAAGGGAAATGCTTGGGGGAATTATCCGCCTGTGA
- a CDS encoding ferritin-like domain-containing protein, protein MGAVRYREVEKTRFKKILKEIGKLNYKELMAYWMDQEVQEAEMYHKLYQMSREVNWDERVSKLFYELYKESLGHAEALLKMFKEMFPGEKPPKVNLPPLEVELSEERLKDLVYHGNLREILEYLMGTEKLAHDVYRHLAEKAEGEDAKATLLWLAKIENGHYTKLRSLYTVLFGESSEYSEDTD, encoded by the coding sequence ATGGGTGCGGTCCGCTACCGGGAGGTTGAAAAAACCCGCTTCAAGAAAATCCTGAAGGAAATTGGAAAGCTGAATTACAAGGAGCTGATGGCATACTGGATGGACCAGGAAGTGCAAGAAGCGGAGATGTACCACAAGCTGTACCAGATGAGCAGGGAGGTAAACTGGGACGAACGCGTTTCTAAGCTGTTCTACGAGCTTTACAAAGAAAGCCTCGGGCATGCGGAGGCGCTGCTGAAGATGTTCAAGGAGATGTTCCCCGGGGAAAAACCCCCAAAGGTGAACCTGCCGCCCCTGGAAGTTGAGTTGTCCGAGGAACGGTTGAAGGACTTGGTGTACCACGGAAATCTCAGGGAGATTCTGGAGTACCTGATGGGCACTGAAAAGCTGGCCCACGACGTGTATCGGCACCTTGCGGAGAAAGCGGAGGGCGAGGACGCGAAGGCCACACTGCTGTGGCTGGCGAAGATAGAGAACGGCCACTACACGAAGCTCAGGAGCCTCTACACAGTTCTCTTCGGAGAAAGCTCTGAGTACTCAGAGGACACCGACTGA
- the rsmA gene encoding 16S rRNA (adenine(1518)-N(6)/adenine(1519)-N(6))-dimethyltransferase RsmA, with product MRERLFSLISKYNLRANRDLGQNFLVVPDIIERNVERAGLNERDVVLEVGPGLGVLTDALARRAGKVYAIEKDHRLVEILRSEYDWENVEIIEGDALRVEFPRFNKIVSNLPYQISSPITFRFLKHDFERAVLIYQLEFAQRMVAEPGDKNYSRLSLMVRAKAYAELVERIGRGAFWPKPKVDSAVVVLEPKPPGEQVELNENLVKALFQHRRSTVLAALKKSHHMLGLSREDFRKVRSVLSSMPHSDRRVFQLAPEDVLEIQEYLESVGVL from the coding sequence ATGAGGGAGCGCCTCTTCTCTTTAATTTCCAAGTACAACCTGCGGGCCAACCGCGACCTGGGTCAGAACTTTCTGGTAGTCCCGGACATAATCGAGAGGAACGTCGAGAGGGCCGGGCTGAACGAGAGGGACGTCGTCTTGGAGGTTGGTCCAGGTCTCGGCGTCCTCACCGACGCTTTAGCGAGGCGCGCCGGGAAGGTCTACGCCATCGAAAAGGATCACCGGCTGGTCGAGATTCTCCGGAGCGAGTACGACTGGGAGAACGTCGAGATAATAGAAGGAGATGCACTTAGGGTTGAGTTCCCCAGGTTCAACAAGATAGTCTCCAACCTCCCATACCAGATTTCCTCCCCAATAACCTTCCGCTTTCTAAAGCATGATTTTGAAAGGGCCGTTCTCATATACCAGCTCGAGTTCGCCCAGAGAATGGTTGCGGAGCCGGGTGATAAGAACTACTCTCGCCTTTCTCTGATGGTACGGGCAAAAGCTTACGCTGAACTAGTGGAGAGAATCGGCAGGGGTGCCTTCTGGCCGAAACCAAAAGTTGATTCTGCCGTCGTCGTCCTGGAGCCAAAGCCCCCGGGGGAGCAGGTGGAGCTGAACGAAAACCTCGTAAAGGCCCTTTTCCAGCACAGGAGAAGCACCGTCCTGGCCGCACTCAAGAAGTCTCATCACATGCTCGGCCTGAGCAGGGAAGACTTTAGAAAGGTTAGAAGTGTTCTCTCCTCGATGCCTCACTCCGACAGGAGGGTCTTTCAGTTGGCTCCGGAGGACGTTCTGGAGATTCAGGAGTACCTCGAGTCAGTCGGTGTCCTCTGA
- a CDS encoding DUF655 domain-containing protein has product MDRYRRHSYRESLDKKRRNVEYEEYAYVLDYLPEGYTDLRTGRRTGKPVAQVIGEKAFTLLEVAPKEDLMLYERVFIGKGQRDKILMINKKIHYDDLTATAKAELPYVVEEIVKNNEERFVQFFNVAPPITNRLHSLELLPGIGKKHMWEILDERKKEPFKSFEDLRHRVKGLPDPAKMIAKRIVDEIEGKDRYRLFVGSRRIFRV; this is encoded by the coding sequence ATGGATAGGTACCGGAGACACTCTTACCGGGAAAGCCTCGACAAGAAGAGGCGGAACGTTGAGTATGAGGAGTACGCGTACGTGCTTGACTATTTGCCCGAGGGATACACCGATCTGAGAACCGGGAGGCGAACTGGTAAGCCCGTCGCCCAGGTTATAGGTGAAAAGGCTTTCACACTGCTCGAGGTTGCCCCAAAGGAGGATCTGATGCTCTACGAGAGGGTGTTCATAGGTAAGGGCCAGAGGGACAAGATACTCATGATAAACAAGAAGATTCACTACGACGACCTAACCGCCACCGCCAAGGCGGAGCTCCCCTACGTGGTGGAGGAGATAGTCAAGAACAACGAGGAGCGCTTCGTTCAGTTCTTCAACGTGGCACCGCCCATAACCAACAGGCTCCACAGCCTCGAGCTCCTGCCGGGGATAGGGAAGAAGCACATGTGGGAGATACTCGACGAGCGCAAGAAGGAGCCCTTCAAGAGCTTCGAGGACCTCCGCCACCGAGTTAAGGGCCTCCCCGATCCGGCCAAGATGATAGCGAAGCGCATCGTGGACGAGATAGAGGGCAAGGACCGTTACAGGCTCTTCGTGGGTTCAAGGAGGATATTCCGCGTATGA
- a CDS encoding RNA polymerase Rpb4 family protein yields the protein MIGRKKLGERYLTIAETKELLERRKAEGMEENPEEPMFYEARVSLEHAERFAKLKPEQALELKGKLMELFDWIDERLAVKIIDLMPEDYFDIRVIFAKEDYMPSPEEAAEIVKLLDDYRPEE from the coding sequence ATGATAGGCAGGAAGAAGCTCGGGGAGCGCTATTTAACGATAGCCGAAACCAAAGAGCTCCTCGAGAGGCGAAAGGCCGAGGGCATGGAAGAAAACCCTGAGGAGCCGATGTTCTACGAGGCCAGGGTTAGCCTTGAGCACGCCGAGCGCTTCGCCAAGCTCAAGCCCGAGCAGGCCCTTGAGCTGAAGGGGAAGCTCATGGAACTCTTCGACTGGATAGACGAGAGGCTGGCCGTGAAAATCATCGACCTCATGCCCGAGGACTACTTCGACATTCGCGTCATCTTCGCCAAGGAGGACTACATGCCCTCGCCAGAGGAGGCGGCCGAGATAGTTAAACTCCTCGACGACTACCGTCCCGAGGAGTGA
- a CDS encoding 50S ribosomal protein L21e: MVKKAHSFRRKTRGKLSKKPRRRGLPPLTRFLQEFEVGQKVHIVIEPSYHRGMPDPRFHGRTGTVVGKRGDAYIVQVRDGGKVKTFFIHPVHLRAQKG, translated from the coding sequence ATGGTTAAGAAGGCCCACAGCTTCAGGAGGAAGACCCGTGGAAAGCTCAGCAAGAAGCCGAGGAGAAGAGGCCTGCCTCCGCTCACCAGGTTCCTCCAGGAGTTTGAGGTCGGGCAGAAGGTCCACATCGTTATAGAGCCCAGCTACCACAGGGGCATGCCTGACCCGAGGTTCCACGGAAGAACCGGAACCGTCGTCGGCAAGAGAGGCGATGCCTACATCGTCCAGGTAAGGGACGGCGGCAAGGTTAAGACCTTCTTCATACACCCGGTTCACCTCAGGGCCCAGAAGGGATGA
- a CDS encoding tRNA pseudouridine(54/55) synthase Pus10 has product MITEDAERVLESHNLCDHCLGRLFAKLGKGTNEERGRAIRFVINMERSAKGLPPVDEPAECELCWNVFERVPELVERMREASEGFEFETFFVGSRFPEEIREREKAIWEEFGIETAEPINREFNRELGKAFGRVMGKDTAKNPDVVFIVEPFSGKVELQINPVYVYGRYRKLVRGIPQTPLPDFEDSVASIICRAFSRVSGGKCIFKGAGREDVDVRTLGNGRPFIVEMKRPKKRRFDLDVVAREINASGKVEVLGLRFVSPKEAGEVLTRNHRKEYLALVLVEEGVTPEEAEEVARKLTGLEIHQRTPWRVRNARADKVRVKKVHEAEARWIDDRHFELRLVTDGGLYIKELVSGDRGRTRPSVSELLGKPAWCERLDVLNVLDH; this is encoded by the coding sequence ATGATAACCGAAGATGCTGAAAGGGTTCTGGAATCTCACAACCTCTGCGACCACTGCCTCGGCAGGCTCTTTGCTAAGCTCGGAAAGGGGACGAACGAGGAGCGTGGAAGGGCGATAAGGTTCGTCATCAACATGGAGCGCTCCGCTAAAGGATTACCTCCCGTTGATGAACCCGCGGAGTGTGAGCTCTGTTGGAACGTTTTTGAAAGGGTTCCAGAGCTTGTTGAGAGAATGAGAGAGGCCAGCGAGGGTTTTGAGTTCGAGACCTTCTTCGTCGGCTCGCGCTTTCCAGAGGAGATAAGGGAGAGGGAAAAGGCCATCTGGGAGGAGTTTGGAATCGAAACAGCCGAGCCGATTAACAGGGAGTTCAACAGGGAACTCGGCAAGGCCTTCGGCAGGGTGATGGGTAAGGACACCGCGAAGAACCCGGACGTCGTTTTCATCGTCGAGCCGTTCTCCGGAAAAGTTGAACTTCAAATCAATCCCGTATACGTCTACGGCCGCTACAGAAAGCTCGTCAGGGGGATTCCCCAGACACCCCTTCCCGATTTCGAAGACAGCGTCGCCTCGATAATCTGTCGTGCCTTTTCACGGGTCAGTGGAGGAAAGTGTATCTTTAAGGGTGCCGGCAGGGAAGACGTCGATGTTAGAACCCTGGGCAATGGCAGGCCCTTCATAGTCGAGATGAAGAGGCCAAAGAAAAGAAGATTCGACCTCGATGTGGTGGCCAGGGAGATAAACGCGAGCGGCAAGGTTGAGGTTTTGGGGTTGAGATTCGTCTCGCCAAAGGAAGCTGGAGAGGTTCTCACAAGGAACCATCGGAAGGAGTACCTCGCACTGGTTCTGGTTGAGGAAGGCGTAACTCCGGAAGAGGCAGAGGAAGTGGCAAGGAAGCTGACCGGTCTTGAAATACATCAGAGAACTCCCTGGCGAGTGAGGAATGCCCGGGCGGACAAGGTGAGGGTTAAAAAGGTCCACGAGGCAGAGGCCAGGTGGATTGACGATAGGCACTTTGAGTTGCGGCTGGTCACTGACGGCGGGCTGTACATAAAGGAGCTAGTTTCCGGCGATAGGGGAAGGACGAGGCCGAGCGTGAGCGAGCTACTTGGAAAGCCGGCCTGGTGCGAGAGGCTCGACGTCCTGAATGTTCTCGACCACTGA
- a CDS encoding transcriptional regulator translates to MMTRRQRIIKLLEERDYSPGELALALELKGRGARRAIIEDLKVVQKILKREGKVLLIKPAECRKCGFVFRPEINVPSRCPRCKSEWIEEPRFKIEHR, encoded by the coding sequence ATGATGACTCGAAGGCAGAGGATAATAAAGCTTTTGGAGGAAAGAGATTATTCTCCTGGGGAGCTGGCACTGGCGCTAGAGCTTAAGGGCAGGGGGGCAAGGAGGGCCATCATAGAAGACCTGAAGGTCGTACAGAAAATCCTCAAGCGCGAGGGCAAGGTGCTTCTCATCAAACCTGCCGAGTGTCGGAAGTGCGGATTCGTTTTTAGGCCCGAAATAAACGTTCCCTCCCGCTGTCCCCGTTGCAAGAGTGAGTGGATCGAGGAGCCGAGGTTTAAGATTGAACACAGATAA
- the gatD gene encoding Glu-tRNA(Gln) amidotransferase subunit GatD has product MRKVERFMEEKGLEVGDYVRIIEKENGNTSVYEGVVMNPYELSSGETLTLKLDNGYNIGILVDQIQEIEIIEKARPLEKVKFEEVFPKKPGLPNVTIIGTGGTIASRIDYKTGAVHPAFTAEELAKAVPEIFEIANITPRLLMNILSEDMKPEYWIRIAHEVAGMLNSGEDGVVIAHGTDTMAYTASALSFMLRDLGKPVILVGAQRSSDRPSSDAAMNLTCSVRIATADFGEVAVVMHGETGDTYCLAHRGTKVRKMHTSRRDAFRSVNDIPIAKIWPEGEIEFLRKDYRHRTESEVWVDDEMEEKVALIKAFPGMSAEIIDFFVDKGYKGIVIEGTGLGHVPTYVIDSIRRATEEGVTVCMTSQCLYGRVNLNVYSTGRRLLKAGVIPCEDMLPETAYVKLMWVLGHTDDPREVREMMLTNYAGEITPYTRFDTFLR; this is encoded by the coding sequence ATGCGCAAAGTCGAGAGGTTTATGGAGGAGAAAGGCCTTGAAGTCGGAGATTACGTCCGGATAATCGAAAAGGAGAACGGTAACACGAGTGTCTACGAGGGCGTCGTGATGAACCCCTACGAGCTCTCCAGCGGTGAAACGCTCACGCTGAAGCTCGACAACGGCTACAACATAGGAATCCTCGTGGACCAGATTCAGGAGATCGAGATAATCGAGAAGGCCAGACCGCTGGAAAAGGTCAAGTTCGAGGAGGTCTTCCCCAAGAAGCCGGGCCTCCCCAACGTCACCATAATCGGAACCGGCGGGACGATAGCGAGCAGGATAGATTACAAGACCGGAGCGGTTCACCCGGCTTTCACTGCGGAGGAGCTGGCCAAGGCGGTTCCGGAGATATTCGAGATCGCCAACATAACCCCCAGACTACTCATGAATATTCTCAGCGAGGACATGAAGCCGGAGTACTGGATAAGGATAGCCCACGAGGTCGCTGGAATGCTGAACAGCGGTGAGGACGGCGTTGTAATAGCGCACGGAACGGACACTATGGCGTACACCGCCTCGGCATTGAGCTTCATGCTCAGGGACCTCGGCAAGCCTGTTATCCTGGTCGGCGCCCAGAGGAGCTCGGACAGGCCGAGCAGCGATGCCGCGATGAACCTGACCTGCTCTGTGAGAATAGCAACCGCGGACTTCGGAGAAGTCGCAGTGGTAATGCACGGCGAGACCGGAGACACCTACTGCCTGGCCCACCGCGGGACCAAGGTACGGAAGATGCACACCAGCAGGAGAGACGCCTTTAGGAGCGTAAATGATATCCCTATAGCCAAGATATGGCCAGAAGGCGAGATAGAGTTCCTGCGGAAGGATTACCGGCATAGAACCGAAAGCGAGGTCTGGGTGGACGACGAGATGGAGGAGAAGGTAGCCCTCATCAAGGCATTCCCTGGAATGAGCGCTGAGATAATAGACTTCTTCGTGGACAAGGGCTACAAAGGCATAGTCATAGAGGGAACGGGTCTCGGCCACGTGCCAACCTATGTGATAGACTCGATAAGGCGCGCCACCGAGGAAGGCGTCACTGTCTGCATGACGAGCCAGTGCCTCTATGGCAGGGTGAACCTGAACGTCTATTCCACAGGAAGGAGGCTTCTCAAGGCTGGAGTCATTCCGTGCGAGGACATGCTACCGGAGACGGCCTACGTCAAGCTGATGTGGGTCCTCGGCCACACCGACGACCCCAGGGAAGTGCGCGAGATGATGCTGACGAACTACGCCGGCGAGATAACCCCCTACACGAGGTTCGATACCTTCCTGAGGTGA